GGAAGCAGAGGTCAGCCAAGGCTAAACTGGCTATCAGAGAGTCTGTCAGGGAGCGGGAAGGAcgagggatggagggagggtaagaggaagaggaagtggAGGAGGAGTGGGAGGAGGGTCTGTAGCTTTTTCCTGAAGAAGATCCACAGTTGTCCTTGTTTTTCTCcagggatgaattagagcaacAGAACCGTCCTCCTGATCTCACTCCTCTCCCATCAGGTCGGTCCAGGTAGGCCCATAGCACCAAACCATTACCGAGGCACCCAACAAAAAAGGCCAGCAGGTAGATGGCGGGGATGATGGAGAAGGAGGGAGACCAGTCGCTGTAATCGCATAGAGGAAAGGAAGGGGGAGAAGGAGAGGGGGAGGTGAGGAGGTGTGACATCTTGATGTCCTTTCCTCAGTTATTATTCATGAGccattaaaaacactgaaggTTCCAAAGGTCGAAGCTCTTCAACTGGTAGAAACCTTCATGTAACTTCAGGGCCCAAATGTCCTCGGTCCTTTGTCTGGGAGGGTCTGAAAATCCAGCAAAACACAGTAAGATTCTTAAACAAAGTAACTGCACATGCACTGCGTCTAATGAAAAGTCAGAGTAAAACCACACACGTGTTATTTCAGGTATTTAGTCAGGAATTTTGGACTTATCTGACTGGGGATGTTGtaaacatttaacaaacagcTACAGAATGTCAGAGGTGTATGTAAACTGTTTGTCTGTGTGAAATTACAGTGTTTTTATCCATGATTATGTTTAGACCCTGCTCTTTTATGAATATATATACCTCCAGGTTGTTACATTACAAATGTCTTTACAGATGGGCCGTAAAATGCAAAGACTGTACAGTGAGGCCATGcaataaaacacttaaaggaACACTCAGCTCTGAAACAGTCTGAGTTCAAATCGCACGCTAAAATCAACTTAAAAAACTATTTTACCCCTTTCAGACAGatacttttaaacatttaaacaaagctTTTACACCTTTACCACTATTTGAAGAAAGAGATAGTCTCTATTGTTGTTGGagttcttttggtcatttttcctagtggatttttgcaatattttgttCTACTTAATCGTGACGGATCATCAGTTGCAAGCGCGCCCCGTGACGGGTGGACTCCATCCCCCAATGTAATGCTGCATCCCCACTAGGCATTTCCAGGTTGAGTAGAGACCAGATGTTCTGCTCAGCTTTGCCCACCTCCACAGCTCACTTtatgttttgaattgaggatgCTGCTCATTGAATTGTGCATTCCATACAGTGCATTTTATAAGTAGTAAAATAATATTGTTGTTTCATAGATGGGCTTCTCATAATGAGGGGAAAAGCAGCTGAAAGTGCACTTATAGGTTTGGAGAGAAAGCAATCCCAGAAGGCCACTATTAACAGTTCTTCTGCATCATGTGAAACTCAACcatgaaacaaaatcatttaCTTTTTAGTAATTAACGGTACAgagtgctgtttttaaataacaGAGTCCTCAGTTTGAAATAGAAGTAAAATGCAGAGGTGGACAGAGCTCAGCAGTTTGTCTCTACTCgtcattttttgttgctatttTGATTGAGGGTCCCCTGTGGCAAAGTGCATGCTGTGCACTCAAGATCTGTAGGTGCTCCCTCATGGACAGAGTTGTACCTCTTTTGGCTTCGTCTGCTTACTGCCTTATTGTAATTTAGAtgctgtaagaaagctcactgtggtaaaggCCTCACCTCATACGCAGATTTTGACTTGTTCATGTAACCTATCTAAATTTTACTGTCTCATGTAAATCTGTCCACATCCTTGCATATTTAATACTATTtgagtcagcattcttgcaccctttgcacaccTTGCAACCATACCATCAATGTACAACTGGTAGTAAAAATACCTAACAAGACCTTGCACATATTTAAACCTTAACTTGTAAAGctatttcagtttcttttatttttacatttaaattcctgtacattgagagtTAAGCTAATTAGAGTCAAGGAAGCACAGGCTGCCCATTTTAAGCCTTGCACCAACATAACCATAGGCTACCCATGCTTATCTAATACAGCTTTCTTGTTAATACAAATAGCATGTTATTATGAATGTTGAAGTCCAATCTGTCATCATGAATCTTTAACATAAATGACACCTTCCCCACATCAGTAGTTTCAGGCATTAAAAAGAACAATAGTCAGTCTTTATGTTCATgattctctttgtttttatggCTCATTAGGTAGGTATAAGGTTTGATATCAGACTGTTTTGTTACCAGCTAAAGAGCTTTATCAAGCCGTATTTTATATTCTATACATGTTGCATCGTTGCTATCCTACATGAGAACACGGCACTGAGAGGGATTATGATAAAACTCACAAGTCACTTACCTCAGGCTTCTTCATGTGTGAAAAAACACCGTGGAGTAAATTTCATCCTCTGTCCTCCttcctctcactttctctctcagtcTGAACATCTCCGTCAGCTGAAGGTGTGTCTTTCTCTTAAACCCAAATATATAGCAATCCCACTCACACGTCCGCAAACCCTCCTTTCCCTTGTTCTCAGACCGGACCACCCCAGCAGAGAGTTACAGGACCTGCAAACACCCCCAATACAAACACATACACCTCCCAAGAGAGACACAATAACACCACCCATCCTTCCCCCCACAAACACGCACAAACCcgagacacacaaacagattCCCCCCTCtatgcatgcaaacacaaacacaatctcTCCTCTCTGGGTGTCTCATATTCAAACACAGAGTGTGTTCAGTTGTCAAACGGAACAAACCACACAGAGCTTAAAAGACAGCTAACTGCCCTCACATTCACAGGCAGACCAATAGAAGGGAGGCAGTGTGTGAAGCAGGCTCAAGTGGACATGGTTTAAAAAGGTTTCTGAACCCTTTTATGTCTAAAAATGTTGTCTGAAAGATTAATATGAATTTTTTGCAATCATTTGGATCTAAACCCACAACTCTGTTTtctctttacaaaaaaagttgcTGATAAACAACAATGAAAGACTTAAAAAAGTTGTTTCATTGTACTTATGTTTTGCATTTTCCAGATTTGCAGGTTTGCAGATTCTTGGTGGAGTCAATTACCATTTTGACAGCTCTTAACTAATTTCAACGCCTCTAGATGTACactatttggacaaaaatgtttggcCACACCAAACATTGTTAATTGTTGAATTaattcaatcagacctgtttccacgggtgtataaaatcaagcacctagccatgcagtctctatttgcaaacatttgtaatacaaaatgggtcgttctgaagagctaagtgacttcaagtgtggtactgtgatggatgccacctttgcagtcATGACATTTCCTCCCTGcttgatattccacagtcaaatgTAAGTGATATTGTTcaaaagtggaagcgtttaggaacaacagcaactcagccacatagcggaagaccacgtaaaatcccAGAACAGGATCaacagctgttaaaagtggccgaCAATCCATTGATTCCATATTgaaaacttccactggcatgaATGTAAGCATAAAAATGTTTCCATGGCCGAGTAGCTGCAGGCAAGCCTCATCATAAAGTCCAATGtccaagtgtcagatggagtggtgtaaagcacaccaacactggactgtagagcagaGGAAATATGTTCTGAGGAGTGACCAATCATGCTTCCATCTTTGACAGTCAAATAGGTGAGTCTGGGTGTGTCAGATTcagggagaacgttacctgacagtctgcattgtgtttttcagggtttgtcTCTCTAATGCTTtggcataccaagacattttggacaatgctatgcttccaactttgtagcaacagttggggaaggcccttttctagtCTAGCATGGCTGCTCCAAAGGGAacaagaactataaagacatgatttgatgtacaaataaagtacatgtatttgaatacaatgtcaaaagagattgtttttttaaacaaattgaGAAGAAATCTTCAAGTCAAGTGTGCTgcctaaaaataaatgaataatctCTGTCTTGAGGCATATGGCTAGTTAATCAAAAGTGGCTGACAAAGCCAATGCATGTCTATTGAGACCCTAAGGATTTAAAAGTGGAGATATTTCATTTCTGAGGTGGTATATTATAATCCCGGGCctggagtttaaaaagttattatAAAAGATGTTATCTCAGCACACAGTGACAACACTTGTTCACATTCCTGTAGCTCCAGCAATCCAATTTCAGAGATATAATTATGTCAGTTGAGGTTTAAGGACCGTTTCAATGTGATATAAACATAGACAATAGATAGCTAAATGGACGAAGAGAGAGATACCGTGGGCCAGTACGAGGTCAGCATGTAAACAGGGGAGATGTTCGAATAGTAAACAGGAAGTGTTTGTTTCCACAGGGACAGGGGGTCATGCTGTCATCAACCTGTTGTTATGGAAACAAGATGTTTCCAAAGGACATTCCTCAGTCTTTTCTCCCACGACAACGTGAGGGTGAACACTCAAACTTACAGGCAGGCAAACATGTATAAAGCTACAAAAAAAGGcagagtaaatacaaatgtGTCATTGTTGAGAGGAAAACTGCTGAGCGTCATAGGAGGGAAGGATGTGGAACATGACAGGGTCGTAGCTCTGCAACATGGCCAAACCCTACCTGCTCTCTGAACACATGCACAACTGATCACCAACTAATGTTtgataaaggaagaaaaagagtATACCTGGATATGCATCGTTCTCTGATCTTCATGCCTTTTTGTCTAGTGTCTACAATGGGTGGCTGTAGCTCAGTACACTGAAACCTTTGTTGAAACACAAATaatttgcagtttataaattcTCTTTATAAGCACTTATTAATTTGCTCTCATTGCTTTTGGctgtgtggctgttctgggatcccccctGCACTTCCACAAGCctaagcatcaagcaggaacagcacatgttcccACTCTTCCTGTGCTTACAAGGAAAGCAGACGCAGAGATAAGCCCCAGAGCAAAGCAGGCATCAGTTACAGCAGAATGTTATTAAGTCAGATAAAGtgaaaagaggagctggggtggaggagggtcgcAAAAGGAgtttgcagagggagcagcaaagcatagccagttTAAATATGGAAGCATGAGTGCTATTAGCAAATACAGCGAATCAgatggccatcagctgatgagggcttgcgtgagatcaaCTGATCTCAAAAATAATGGCAGCTTGCCAGAACTCTGTGTGTGGAAATTGGTCTTTTCAGGTCTCTTTCTGAGCACTATCCTTGAGCAGGGCATGAAAACCCTGGTGGCTCTGACTGTCATTTCCAGCCCATTCCTCTGACAATCACTCCATTAGTggtcctgtttgtgcatgtgttttttttcatgagcTACGTATGTGTAGCATGTTCAATAACAGAGTGCAGATTGTAAATTTCAGCTCACCTTAATAGTATTTACTGTAGGGTGTTAAGTAGGTGTATAGTTGCACCTAAGTGTAATAGCCATGATTATACCTTACACAAACCAGAACTTTTTAGCTTGTTAAAGATAAACTTATGACTCttaataatttttgtttttttctttaccactTTCCTTTCAAGTTGTATTTTTAACACATCAAAAATGTACCACATAAGCTCTCCAGACTTTCCTCTGACTGCTGCCATTTATAACATGTCATAGTTTGGCTACTTGTAAAGGTAAAAGATAAGACTTTGCATAATATGACTACTATGCTATGAAGCACAAAGGAGACAAAGTCTGCACAGTAGGACGACACTTCAGAGGGATTTCATGCACAGTGGAGACATCCTGCAAAATTCCATCATGATCGTCTCCAGACCAGATCGACTTATATTCTACTTTCTTGTCATTGTGATGGCCAGAGCAGAGGTGCAGGAAAACATCTCCCCAGAGTGTAAACAGTTCCTCTACATGGGCACACCACCTCGAGGGTTGGAGGAGAAGCCTTTAAAGAAGATCTGCCAGTTCTACGCGGGACACCCACGATTCTTCACCTTGTATGACACCGTAAGCCACATTCCTGTTTACTCTGCGTACACCTTCAAGCGTTCGGATGGCTTCAAGAAGGCTGACGTGCCTTGGATGTATGAACCACAGGTAGGAAGCTGAAGGAGCTGCTGTTTCTCACTTCTTTCCACTTCAGTTTGGTGGTTATTATTTGAGAAGCTCTGGAGAAATTAGGTCTTAATTTAGACTTTTCTTTTGACAGCTCTCCTTGAAATCAGGCTCCAGAGAGATGCAGGAACTTCCCTCTGAAGATCTTCACAGGAGTTTCGAGGACGCTCAGGCCGTGCTGGAGGACTACTCCAACAGTGTCATATACGAACGTGGTCAGCTGAATCCAGATGAGCACCAGGCCCACCCTTTCGACAAGGCAGCCACATATACCCTCACAAATGTGGTCCCGCAGGTCAGAGAATTCAACATCGGCCCCTGGAAAAAACACGAGCACACCATCAGAAAACGCCTCAATAACTACTGCAGGGGCACGGCCTACGTCGTAACAGGGGTCACCACCTCGGGGCACACCATCCGCCGACACAACATCAACCGTGTGGGCATCCCCACCTACCTCTGGTCGGCCTACTGCTGCATTGATTTTGACCACAACGCTCCTTACTCAGAGCGGTCGAAGTTTCCAGCATTTGCTGCTTACGGGCTCAACTACAGGGAGAACAACAGAGTCCAAGAGATGACGGTGCAGCAGCTGGAGGACTTTCTGAAGAAGGTGACTTATGTTGAAAGcacttttcagctcttttaTGACAACTGTGTGCCTCCAGGAAGTGACAACAGCGCACTGCACCTGTCTAAATAATATAGAGATGCTACGTTAGACAAGGAGTGGTCAAAATCAAGTTAATAATTAGCAGCTAAAGTAGAACTAGGCCTTAAATTCAATTTCCGTTTGAATCAGTTTTATTATATTGAGTCATTTCATAAATACAGCTTAGCATCCAAGTTTGTTTTCCATTTCCAACTtcatatttccaaaaaaattcttaagaaactttttcttttgtattaaaattagggatgcaccagtGTTGAACATTAGCATGGCCCAGACACTGACAAATATTTGTCTTGCACAGTCAGAAGTTCTTGACTGATTTCACTTAAAGTATCCTACTAGTTTCTTTCTGTGCATGTAAACAGTGTATTCAGACAGTAtttagacccccttcactttgtAATTtctcttatgttgcagcctgagcctacagttgaaaaaaattatatatattgttttgtatccagCTAGCGACCATCATGTTCTTGGTCATCCAATTACTTGGTTTGGCCAGGCGACCAGTTTTGAAagtcttccatttgagaattatggatgcaattgtgctcttgggaaccttcagtgctgcagaaatatttttgtagaCTTCCTCAGAcctgtgccttgcaacagtcctgtctctgagctctgcaggcagttcctttaaccccatggcttggtttttgctgtgATATgaactgtcagctgtgaggcctatgtatttatttatatataggtagactccagtcaaggtgtagaaagatccagagaaatggcagGAACCTGGGATAAATTTCAAGCATTGTTGCAAATGGTCTAAACACTTATTtcgtttttattttcttttttttaataaatttgcaaaattgtCCTATTttgctttcactttgtcatgatagggTACTGACCATAgattaatgggaaaaaatgtaatttccacTGTAGAATCActctgcaacataagaaaaaccAAAGAAGTGAAGGGGGtatgaatactttctgaatccACTGTATTagtttaacttttaaaagtaacagCAGAGTGACAACTAACATTCTAAGTCCTTTCAGCTTGGTggtgtgaagaaaaaaatctgaatacaaATTTATGACACAAAAGCAAATGTGCTGTGCAAAAACGCTATAAGTAGCTTGCAAAATAGCTCGAAATATGGATTAAAGAATAAATATTGCCTCTGACAAACCACACAGccaatcatgatttaaaatcttGGATAtgctctggtctctggcaccaaaataaataaaataattctaAATAAATGTATCTAAATTTATctgatctatttttttttttgcaacacagACATGACTCTAATCTCCTTATTTTGGTGAAATTACTTATTATAAGCTTAATCCTTAGGACAAAGGTTTAAACTCTGAAtgtatttattgtttaaaacacatttctgtgATGACAATCATCCTTTAAATTAAACCACATAAATGACCATATGaaaaataactgtttaaaaGATATAACAATTTAGGTTTATTCAtgaaaaagctgattttttaaataggTAGCTTGTAACTTTTATCCAAGCAACAAGTAATTGTTGCTGAAATATGCCCCAATTATTTTGAAGAGGACACCGTGATACCCCCTTATTAAAGGGGTCCTCTTTGTCTAATGAATCAACGGGGGAAACTTTTGGACTATACTTTTCCCCACTGACAGAATTCGCCATATGACTGCGAAGAGCCCtgttgaaaagttttaaaaacatggaattgaacaaaagaataaaaattggAATGCTGGTGAGAAATTAcaaggaaaaaagtcaaaaattctTATTCTAAACATCAGTATATGCTCTGATTTTAATAactggtgcatccctaatgaaacggtttttaaattttagaaaaaaataaatatatatcatGGTCCTAAATGTAACTAATTTAAGGTCCCAGCTGAATGAAGCTGTAGTTATGGTGCATTTAAACACTTCATAAACTTATAAAAGTATAGTAGTCTTCAttcattttatctcatgttaATATGCATCATCTTATTGGCTGGAAGTGCTCTGGCCTCTGTAGGCCTTTTGTTCAGCACACACAGATTAGATAcactgttttacatttacacTGTAGTGCTACTGAGCACAGCATGACAAATAAGGTCAATATTACCTTTCTGAATGTTAATCTAAGAGTGGTTGTGTCCTAAACTTTGCAtggaaattaattttaaaagcttaacagtttcactttttcaaaataatctgaTTTTGAGTTCAGGGCTGGgaaacattttgttttggaGTTTTCTGAACTCTATTCTTGGCCTTTATGTGCTCTCTTTTGTTAGCTTCTGGCTCTCAAACTGTGGAAAGGTGAACTTCATATGCTTAAGTATAAATAAAGTGCTGTAAAAACTTCTAAATCATAAGTTTTCCAGGAATCTCTTTTTgaatttggtttatttttgttttagtcctGAACTGGTAACCTATAGTTGATTTTTCCAGCTGACTAAAATGTACAATAGTGCTGAATGGTCACCTACACAGTCTCTGTTTTAACCAGCAGTAGActcaaaatacttttaaaatccccAGTAGGATGGCCTATTACCTTTGATAGCCAGTAGAGGGAGACATTGTTTAATGAAAGAAATCATGAAAACATGTTCAAATACTCTTTTGTTGTTCCTTTTTAATTACTTGTAAAGTTCTTATGACCACGGGGTGTTTCTGAGTTTTAAGATGTAATTTGGAAACTATGATTTAAAGTGTGTTGCCTCACCAATGTCTGAGGTtttgatgatgctgtgatttcCCCTTAAGACTTTTGCTTCAGTTGTGCATTCCCTAAAGCCACTAAAAAACATTAACCTTAGTTTTATCAGGGTAAATAGTTATAGATAACTATCTAACATGATCATGGACAGTAGTCAATAAACAACTCAGTTTGGATCTTGTTACCCACTACTTTTACATGCAAGTAaacaaatattcacccccccCTTTTATGTTTTATCCATCAACTGGTTTTATAAGTCAATCATGTAAAATATAACTTGGtttttgtgaaagagaaaaGCCACagtcgaagaaaactcatctcaaatctcaactagagttcaccaaaaacatggaaaacttcATGATCAAGTAAGaggaagttctttggtttgatgagaccaGACAAGGTGGCCAaaatgtttggcagacaccaaacacagcagATCACTACAAAAACACCACCATAACTGTgaagcacgctggtggcagcatcatgctgtagggatgcttctcagcagctgctcctggaaggcttttaaaTGCAGAGGGTAatatgaatgtggcaaaatataggaaaatcctgaaagaCTGTCTTATTTAGTCAGCAACAAAACTATGGTTTGGGAGATTTATCTTCAGAAAGACAATTCCCTGAAGCATACGGGAAAAAGCtatattatattgaccatgactgatttccAAAATCAGTaaa
The sequence above is a segment of the Cheilinus undulatus linkage group 9, ASM1832078v1, whole genome shotgun sequence genome. Coding sequences within it:
- the LOC121514435 gene encoding endonuclease domain-containing 1 protein-like; this encodes MIVSRPDRLIFYFLVIVMARAEVQENISPECKQFLYMGTPPRGLEEKPLKKICQFYAGHPRFFTLYDTVSHIPVYSAYTFKRSDGFKKADVPWMYEPQLSLKSGSREMQELPSEDLHRSFEDAQAVLEDYSNSVIYERGQLNPDEHQAHPFDKAATYTLTNVVPQVREFNIGPWKKHEHTIRKRLNNYCRGTAYVVTGVTTSGHTIRRHNINRVGIPTYLWSAYCCIDFDHNAPYSERSKFPAFAAYGLNYRENNRVQEMTVQQLEDFLKKVTYVESTFQLFYDNCVPPGSDNSALHLSK